The following are from one region of the Lytechinus pictus isolate F3 Inbred chromosome 4, Lp3.0, whole genome shotgun sequence genome:
- the LOC129258620 gene encoding protein-glucosylgalactosylhydroxylysine glucosidase-like — MARNMKGILHYVILLMSISLSLWSLSTGCLCNTYKDISPEPTLFESNVLPEDDCCKASIGNGYLATTVYTDTIYKNGLYNGRNGESDRARIPSTIAIKIQQSQPEIKNSYLLDVLNGTFFHLIETPQAYIEQRLYAHQVLTRLLVNEITIKRKFVSMEQPMFLTLSNNLGFKSEDIEFSIAPPSSEQGPWSSWGKTKISETTSSTTQPVFTFWTTIPDNITLPSNVYSKTWTFITSVSDNQDDAETMYIVGRGQAQNGKLFKTHQEAWKKTWSKGRIHVTGNIKLSKAIYGSMYYILSSLPPVDYAANNPFLFYGLSPGGLATGGYQRDYRGHVFWDQETWMYPPMLILYPELAQAMIKSRTMHLQAAKEYAVQTGEKGARFPWEMAYTGFDVCPAPKPAEYEIHLNGDISFAVQQYLYATNDTDFLTNDKGYELVQELANYWAGRVTYDDYKEAYTILDVMPPDEDHAPVDNSVYTNAVAQIALRLPYYAASLLDQKLPDTWSKIADNMHIMYDQENDYHPEFEGYERGTIVKQADVILLGYPLMYEMDESTRVNDLRYYETYTEHTGPAMTWGMFAVGWLELGDKHRAEDLFSESFLNIREPFKIWTETAQGTGAVNFITGMGGFLQAVLMGYGGLRLRQDGITMKITLPQDSLKLSFTGINYLGNSLDISGNSTAMIVELTERLEDAVDLDLKVSNYTFLRLSIGEPILVSGASIKIMPHRR, encoded by the exons ATGGCCAGGAATATGAAAGGCATCTTGCACTATGTAATTCTTCTAATGAGCATCTCCTTGTCTCTCTGGAGTCTTTCTACTGGATGTTTGTGTAATACTTACAAAGATATATCACCAGAACCAACATTATTTGAATCAAATGT ACTTCCAGAAGATGATTGCTGCAAAGCTTCCATTGGAAATGGTTACCTAGCAACGACAGTGTACACAGACACTATTTATAAGAATGGTCTGTACAATGGAAGGAATGGTGAGAGTGACAGGGCAAGAATACCATCTACAATCGCCATAAAGATTCAGCAATCACAACCTGAGATTAAGAACTCCTACCTTTTAGATGTATTGAATG GCACATTTTTTCACCTGATAGAGACTCCTCAAGCTTACATTGAACAGAGACTGTACGCCCATCAGGTCTTAACAAGACTGCTTGTAAATGAGATCACGATTAAAAGGAAATTTGTGAGTATGGAGCAACCAATGTTCCTGACCCTGTCTAACAATCTTGGCTTCAAAAGTGAAGATATTGAGTTCAGCATAGCACCACCATCTTCAGAACAAGGCCCATG GTCTTCATGGGGAAAGACCAAGATATCAGAGACCACAAGTAGCACCACCCAACCAGTCTTCACTTTCTGGACAACAATACCAGACAACATAACCCTTCCTTCAAATGTCTACTCCAAGACATGGACCTTCATCACTTCTGTCTCTGACAACCAAGATGATGCCGAGACCATGTATATTGTTGGTCGGGGCCAGGCACAGAATGGTAAGCTATTCAAGACACATCAGGAGGCTTGGAAGAAGACATGGAGCAAAGGACGTATTCATGTTACAGGAAATATAAAGCTCTCTAAGGCCATCTATGGAAGCATGTACTACATTTTGAGTTCACTTCCACCTGTTGATTATGCAGCAAACAATCCTTTCCTATTTTATGGCCTTAGCCCTGGAGGATTGGCTACTGGTGGCTACCAGAGAGACTACAG GGGTCATGTATTTTGGGACCAAGAAACCTGGATGTATCCACCAATGCTGATACTGTATCCAGAGTTGGCTCAAGCTATGATCAAATCTAGAACTATGCATCTACAGGCTGCCAAGGAGTACGCTGTACAAACTGGGGAAAAGGGAGCACGCTTCCCGTGGGAAATGGCTTATACAG GATTTGATGTGTGCCCCGCCCCCAAACCAGCTGAGTATGAGATACATCTTAATGGTGACATTTCATTTGCTGTGCAGCAGTATCTTTATGCAACCAATGATACTGATTTCTTGACTAATGACAAGGGATATGAGTTAGTCCAAGAATTAGCCAACTATTGGGCAGGTAGAGTCACCTATGATGACTACAAAGAGGCATATACAATATTAG ATGTGATGCCCCCTGATGAAGATCATGCACCTGTTGACAACTCTGTCTATACCAATGCGGTCGCCCAGATAGCCCTGCGTCTCCCGTACTATGCAGCCTCTCTCCTTGACCAGAAGCTACCAGATACCTGGTCTAAGATAGCTGACAATATGCATATCATGTATGACCAGGAGAACGATTATCATCCAGAGTTTGAAGGATATGAAAGAG GTACTATAGTCAAGCAAGCTGATGTGATTCTTCTGGGTTACCCCCTAATGTATGAAATGGATGAATCCACGCGGGTCAATGATCTTAGGTATTATGAGACATACACAGAGCACACAGGACCTGCCATGACTTGGGGAATGTTTGCTGTGGGGTGGCTGGAACTTGGGGACAAGCACAGGGCAGAAGATCTTTTCTCTGAGAGCTTCTTGAATATAAGAGAACCTTTCAAG ATTTGGACGGAGACCGCCCAGGGAACCGGTGCTGTTAACTTCATAACAGGAATGGGAGGATTCCTTCAGGCAGTTCTTATGGGGTATGGTGGACTTCGTCTCCGTCAGGACGGCATAACAATGAAGATTACTCTACCTCAGGACTCTCTTAAACTAAGCTTTACTGGTATCAACTATCTTGGTAACTCCCTAGATATCTCTGGTAACTCAACAGCAATGATCGTAGAGCTTACAGAGCGATTAGAGGATGCTGTTGATTTGGACTTGAAGGTTTCAAATTATACCTTCCTCAGATTATCAATCG gAGAGCCGATACTGGTCAGTGGTGCCTCTATCAAGATAATGCCCCACAGGAGATAA